Proteins found in one Triticum urartu cultivar G1812 chromosome 4, Tu2.1, whole genome shotgun sequence genomic segment:
- the LOC125551912 gene encoding probable glycosyltransferase 5: MMVKPSPMEGACNARRRTASVASDSIAVMAEQHDGKPANGVRWRPHYGCPAAGSTTIPLVFLLLLTGALLLILGPTDSILTLPSLRVVFSNPIHIATAAPPAVPPAAANVSDEDIGLPPPRQLTDPPYSLGRTILDYDARRSAWLAAHPEFPARVPPAGRPRVLVVTGSAPARCPDPDGDHLLLRAFKNKADYCRVHGLEVYYNTAFLDAEMTGFWAKLPLLRSLMMAHPEVELLWWVDSDAVFTDMRFELPWERYAAHNLVLHGWEAKVYEEKSWVGVNTGSILIRNCQWSLDLLHAMAPMGPRGPVRDSYGELFARELSGRPPFEADDQSALIYLLVTQRERWGDKVFFENSYELNGFWELIVDRYEELRREGAWPLVTHFVGCKPCRRYADSYPADRCRLGMERAFNFADDQILRLYGFGHESLNGTAVQRVRNETGGPLDAEDEELGRLLHPTFRAT; the protein is encoded by the coding sequence ATGATGGTTAAACCATCGCCGATGGAAGGTGCGTGCAACGCGCGGCGCCGGACAGCTTCTGTGGCTAGCGACAGCATAGCAGTGATGGCGGAGCAGCACGACGGCAAGCCGGCCAACGGCGTGCGCTGGCGGCCGCACTACGGCTGCCCGGCAGCGGGAAGCACCACCATCCCCCTCGTGTTCCTTCTCTTGCTCACCGGCGCGCTGCTCCTCATCCTCGGCCCGACCGACTCCATCCTCACCCTCCCCAGCCTCCGCGTCGTGTTCAGCAACCCCATCCACATTGCCACCGCAGCTCCGCCAGCGGTGCCGCCCGCAGCCGCCAACGTGAGCGACGAAGACATCGGCCTCCCGCCGCCCCGGCAGCTCACGGACCCGCCCTACTCGCTGGGCCGCACCATCCTGGACTACGACGCGCGCCGGTCCGCGTGGCTCGCCGCGCACCCGGAGTTCCCCGCGCGCGTGCCGCCCGCGGGCCGGCCGCGGGTGCTGGTGGTGACCGGGTCCGCGCCGGCACGGTGCCCCGACCCGGACGGCGACCACCTGCTGCTGCGCGCGTTCAAGAACAAGGCGGACTACTGCCGCGTCCACGGCCTGGAGGTGTACTACAACACGGCGTTCCTGGACGCGGAGATGACCGGGTTCTGGGCGAAGCTGCCGCTGCTGCGGTCGCTGATGATGGCGCACCCGGAGGTGGAGCTCCTGTGGTGGGTGGACTCGGACGCGGTGTTCACGGACATGCGGTTCGAGCTGCCGTGGGAGCGCTACGCGGCGCACAACCTGGTGCTCCACGGCTGGGAGGCCAAGGTGTACGAGGAGAAGAGCTGGGTGGGCGTCAACACCGGCAGCATCCTCATCCGCAACTGCCAGTGGTCGCTCGACCTCCTCCACGCGATGGCACCCATGGGGCCCCGCGGCCCCGTGCGCGACAGCTACGGCGAGCTCTTCGCCAGGGAGCTCTCCGGCCGCCCGCCGTTCGAGGCCGACGACCAGTCGGCGCTCATCTACCTGCTCGTCACGCAGCGGGAGAGGTGGGGGGACAAGGTCTTCTTCGAGAACTCGTACGAGCTCAACGGCTTCTGGGAGCTCATCGTGGACAGGTACGAGGAGCTGCGGCGGGAGGGCGCCTGGCCGCTCGTGACGCACTTCGTCGGGTGCAAGCCGTGCCGGCGGTACGCCGACAGCTATCCGGCGGACCGCTGCCGCCTCGGGATGGAGCGCGCCTTCAACTTCGCCGACGACCAGATACTGAGGCTGTACGGGTTCGGCCACGAGTCGCTCAACGGCACCGCCGTGCAGCGCGTCAGGAATGAGACCGGCGGGCCGCTGGACGCGGAAGACGAGGAGCTCGGTCGGCTGTTGCACCCCACGTTCAGGGCAACGTAG